CCATCAGGAAATCGGGTGGTATTGGTAAGAATctataaatacattatgtataatacTTCATCAGCTGTTTATCACAGTCTATCAGAATTGTTGTTGACGCATGTTTCTGCtaggtctccatgaaagctgggtccacgtcccgagactgggtgcactggtctcttgcggatgcactccacttttgggggtgtgatgtgcgtctGCGTGAtgtcagtgtagctgaaggctttcacagtagctccaatttgagccaacctgtttgccgtgggttgcatctcgtatccgggggaagaaggtcctggtggttgaataggttttgctcttttttcttcctttttttactgctacacactactttggcttcagactccggttagacgagaggtaatatgggccctgtattatcaatcggctggtcatgcggagcccttggttcgtagatctccaagaaggcggtggcttagggtcaatcgtgagtttaatttggattgtcttgattctgatcgatcttgtgggtgtacaatcttgcgagcgtgctgtcgcaagcttgatttgaattatgttcgttCGAAATATTCTTATGTTTTCGTTATGCTGTTACCGTCTACATTCCAAATCCATTgtggtgccgtaactgccagaggtgcggccatcatgagagcaattgtagacggaaaatggtatgtcagtactgtggccgtgaaggtcacgatgaaaaagacgaatgtgacattgtcaacggTCACTGtttcaattgcgggggtgaccatgctgcgtctgctcgcacctgtcctgcctggactcgggagagagagatattacgggtcaaatatacccaaggtgtctctttccccgaggctaggaggatagtcgagcgttcagacctgaatgtggcaacctatgctcagataacccgcgcaaagacgcctgttgacagtgtcaccgtcaaacatgcgtcggtccaggccttggttgacaagcctaactgggacaatgatgtcccagatatggctgatgctaaggcctgCAAAGTAATCATTGGGGACCCAAACAGGTTCAAGTCGGGTCCATCTAAgccacaacacaaaccacaacaaaaactaCCTGCTGgaccacctggagctaaaacgccaatcccaccggcgtctccaggacttacacaacaccaaattcaaacaccGAACATCAGAAAAAAGTTACCGctgctcgtcatagacgtgctatatcttcaccgtctattgacgttaaaaaactcCCCGATAAAGCCAAGcgtccagcaaatacaccaccgcaggagcaacgccagaccaaaaccaccaaggtaaagctggcgaggctccctgcactaaaacaacaaacccagtaagggatcagatgaccctatccttggacggaacatctatgatgttctatcggacgacagcgagtttggtgacaacacatttatcgccaccaaacaacctacttcaagtagtcctgtcggtccgacaaactatcctcagggaccaacatagagacaaacactatcatacaatggaacatacgcggatttaaagcgaacatagaagaattaaaacatcttatacaaacaaaaaacccatccatattctgccttcaagaaataatgctgaaagacaccatcaatctcagacaatttacactatagcaaaaactccaacaacaggcggccgcgcatcaggtggtgtggcggtggcggtgcataaaaacgtccctcacagacacattcagctaaataccaccttacaagctgttgctataagcgcaactcttcaccgaaaaataacagtctgttctatatatttacctccaaatactccatttagttgtgatgaactgagtaacatcgtatcacaactaccagtgccatatattatcatgggtgactttaacggtcataatagcctctggggctccccaggcactgacgatagaggtagacgtatcgaagagtttattaataaaaacagcttatgtctttataacaccaatgccccaacatatttacaccctgcctctggctcgcttacccacattgatctatcgttgtgccatccatcaattcttctggattatgattggagggtCAAAGATCATTCTTTGTggaagcgatcactttccaattatattaaaaaacatagggtcaccaaaacttgaggagccggTTCCTCGTTGGAATTTACATAAGGCGGATTAGGCTCAGTTTAAAACCTTATGCGCCgaggagctcatcgaggataattttttgaacctcgatgaccccattaaaattttcaaagaagcgctcacttctatcgctacaaaaaacataccaaaatccgtgccaaaacctacaaagttcctTCTGTCAcgtgattcatttatcaatagatctggtagaaatgaAGCTCTTAGgctctgtcccattctgattggggtgcagaccgtgaaatgcttctgcatATCTACCgtgcacttattagatcaaaacttgactacagctcgattgtctatggatcggctcgcagctcctatctacagttgcttgaccctatccagaatcagggactgcgtctggcacttggagcttttcgaacaacacctgtgaagagtctccatgtggaagctaatgagccatctctagacgatcgacgaaagaaattatccttacagtatgctgctcaactgaaatccaatcccaaaaaccccgcattcgatattgtatttaatccacaacaccaggacatattcagacaaaatcaaaagctcataccaacatttggcatcagaatttcaaagtttttgcaggaactaaatataaatttcgacacccttgacgagtacaccatatcggatgtaccaccatggctcattcaaacaccggatatcaatttatctttgcatgagagggcaaagtccagtgcattacccgaagaacataaatccaaCTTTCGGGGAGTGCATCaggactttccctgatcatgttaagatcttctctgacggctcaaaagatggtgataaagttgcggcagcatgctgtgttcatctaatcactgttcctctatccgacttccagatgttgcctccattttctcagcggaagcttgtgctatcggtctggctcttgaccacatcgaagaaaaccgcattgaaaaggcaatcatctgttcagactctctttcggttcttcaggctttgaaatcaagaaaccccagaaatactctaattcaagatcttttaatccgaacatttcgattatcttctaaatctcaaattacttatctgtGGATTCcaagtcatgtgggtataaagggaaatgaaaaggccgataaagcagctaagactgctcttcgcctagctcaaacacatttgaaactaccttacaccgacatcaaaccttacatACAGTCAGCCATtaaaacaccattggcaacaaaggtggtctaccgaaacaaacaataaactgtttaaaatttaacctacacttaatcctaaactgtccagtcggagagaccgcagagaggaagttgttctctctcggctccgaactggacacacatattttacacattcctatctattgagaggggaggatcctcctacatgccatgcatgtgattcttctctcacagtggagcatgttttattgcattgtattgattttaaacacatacgagataaatactatgATGTCttcgacatgtacactttgtttcatgccgtgagacataatcgtatttttaattatctcaaagagatcggtattttaagcaaaatatgaacgttttctcatcatacatcgtatcaactcaacctttcatcgtttcatcaacattgtgcatgagttttctcatgtgttttagccaaaactattttatcccatgcaaacctttttttatcaaataaacgtttacaatctgtgttttagtctttacttgccttttcttaccctgatcttttatcctgatgttaatgcctgacttgtagtttggccctaaatgaccttagttgaaTATAACGGCccataaaactcaaacaaattGTTGTTGACGCATGTTTCTGCTAGCAAGCTGAAGCTAATTTCGATCTTagaatgattaataaaacatttactaaATAATTCAAATCTTACGGCAAAATTATTTGGATAATTGCTATCGAGGTACATATAAGTACAAGATATGTTCATGACGGAACAGTAACGTCATGATGTACACACAGGGGCCCGATTGCGAGAAAatcttcagaaaaaaaataaagaaaaatgggTATcgattatatcttatatatcatataaaacgACAAGACATgccagccgccatctttgaaTGAGAGGGGTACCTCGATTAAAACGTTAACGGTCGGCTGATAGCGTACTGTCACATAAAAAGTATGCATGCGTTACCGTACTCGAATATCATATTTGCATCATATAATCTACATCCGCTAATTGCATGAGAAGGTCAAAATTGACTCgatgtgtatgtttttgtaaagtcgaatccggtTAAACAAGTGTGTACATGCAATAGAATCTATAAGAAGTTGTATGGGTATTtgataacaaaaatatgttCACAACCCTGTGGACTTATTTTtctgaaatgtacattttgtacatttttccaaaatttacAAGCTACACAAACATGTACGAGTTAACAGTAATACATAATGCTAGACTCGATGCATACatactttttatcaaattagTTATGTAAAAAATACCTAAAAGGTGATATATatccatacaaaatatcactagtcTAAACAGGCACTAAGGAACTAATACCCACACATCTAATATTtttgcacccccccccccccccccccaaaaaaaaaatatattttcgaGTGAAACAGGAAAGTTATTACCATCAAAAGGATAGTAGTTTTTTACTTGTTTAAAGTTTTGTGTCCAGTGACCATGCCACTTCGGTCACCTCAGATTGTGCCCTTTCTGTATTCCTGCCTAGTTGCATCACGTGCACGGCACCGTCCTCACACCCTATCCAAACACGTCCACATCGGTCTACTTCAACCGCTAATGGACGCTTTATTCCATGTTTTCATCCCAGAAAACGCTTGGCCTTCCTCTCGTCCTCTGCCAGGACGTACACTTGATTTGTGGAGTAGTCTGGCACAAACACTCTATCATACCTATCGCTGGCTATGGTACACTGGTTCGTCTTCTTAATCTTCTGACCGTTGTCCAGTTCCCCGCTCCACGTTCGGGTTATCTGATAAAAGCTGTCAATGACCATTAGTTCTGTATCATAGCTATTGATCACTGCGATACTCCCTGACGTCAAACAAGCTATATTTTGTGCATCTCCTTCACAGGTGATCTGTCTGATCATGTTTCCAGCATTGTCGAGTACAAGTACTTTTGGTGATAATGTGCTAACCAATACTTCTCCACTTTCACACACGCTGATTCCCCAAGCCCGGAATGGGCTGACGTCGGCGAATCTGCTCACCTGCCTGTCTCTGGACAATTTGTAAATGGAAGAGGAAGAACCGTGACAGGTTAGTAGAACTTCTGTCGCTTTGGTCAAAGCCAGGCAACGTGGTTTGAAGGCAAGTTGTACTGTCTCCATTATCTTTCCCTCTTTGCTGATCTTGATCAAATCATTACATTCATGAAATATCATCCAAGAGTTGGTATCGTCTATAGGGCATATTGCGTTGATGGGGCGATCCAACGATAGTTTAAAAGAAACTGTCTGGACCATCTGATTGTCAATTTCCATCATTTCATACCCGATGTCTTCATTCTGCCAGATGCCAGACTGAAGATTTCCGATCATTGCCTGTAGCTGATCCGGGAGTAGTTTCCCTGGAACAAAGACGGGCGGACGAGGAAGCATGGGTTAGGGGACTTCATCATACATCGGTACACTTGTGCCGAGTTTCTCATTCATATCAAACAATGATGTACCCGATAAAGCTTGCTCTTCTGCCTCGCATATCAGTTGTTTTATCTCGTCCACGCTCTTTTCGTAGAATTGGCATTCTTGATCACGTGACTTTTCTTCTTCCTCTATCAGAGACAACAATTGCTGCAAAGTGGATTCAGCCAATGAATCGATTTCTTGTTTTAGTTCCAATTTCCTTGTTTCAACTGTTTTCCTGATAACGTCGACACTCTCCTTGAAATATTGGCTAACATCATGACGCTTCGACAGGTTATCATcgaattgttgttgttttgactTCAATGTGTGAACTTGTTCATCCATGAATTGTTTGCGTGATTCGACCTCTTCGTCGAATGGTCTGAAAGCATGTTGCGTGTGTGTCTGCGTGAAGCACATCACACAAATCGCGACATTACAATCACAACAGTATAAATCGCATGATTTTCCAGAATGTGTTTTACATACCCCTGGGAGTATTGATCTGCGTCTTTTATCGGCGTCTTTGATGGGCACTACGTCATCGTCTTTTGTCTTTCTTGCTCGCTGATGTGACTCGTAGCAGCCATCACACAAAGACTCTTGACAATCATAACAATACCAGTTCACGTTTTGTGTAGTCTTACACCACTTACATCCGTCTGTGATGTGCACTTGTGCACGACGGATGGACATATTACCAGCCATTATAGccaatatttaatgttttatccACACTGAGAGAATAAAATGTTTCCCACTGCCATTTTAAGATTTTTACATAGTGCACACATTCCTTCGTCAGCATGAGCTTAAATGAATTATGGGTACTTGTTACTGTCCGCGTTGTTATAAATACTAGTCCAAAAACATGTATGACCATCCAGGTCGAAATATATCACAAACACATAAATTGTATCGTCTGTCAATAGCTTCACACTTTAAAAACTAAATAAGGCATGAAAACGTTCCAGAAACTAAACATTGTACCTGGAATTTCTATCTAAGCGACGCATATTagaataaaaaatcaatattttttatcattcttAATCTGTTTGATTAAGTCTGTGTTTGCAGACAGGTACGTATGTTAGACATATTATCCAATGTACATGCAAGGTATCGTGTGGTTATTATAAATACAGAAATGTGTTTTGCGCTGCTCCGGatagataaattatataatgtcaCAATTGATTGACAGTTAAATAGTAGGCAGATGTGTTGTGTAATGTCCCGGTTATGTGCCTGGTTAAGGGAGCGGGGTGAGTTcgttagtttgtttgtttaattaacgtcctattaacagctatggtcatgtaaggacggcctcccatgtatgcggtgtgttgcgtgtatgttgtgcgaggttcgtgttttgggagactgcggtatattcatgttgttgtgtgatctgtattttatatatatacgagTTTGCTTAGAGTAATATAGTCCGATAGCACATCTCCATGTGGATACAGAGCACCCTGTCATGGGGGATCGAAAGAGTATAAAGTAGGAAAGTGGAGACAGCTAACGGATAGGTTTATTGTTATTACGTGTGCATGTCGGACAACCAGGataactcaaggccaaaagtgaggcggaagtgaggcggtgccaagggatgCATTAGGGAAGATATTtaagtcagttagaaagaagtgaaaagataagatcctaaatttagtcgccttttacgatcatgcaatagggtcagcaggtacaattctaacgccctacccgcAGGGCAGAAGTAGTTAGTAGCGGATCAATATGTACAGTCGGATCCCATTATCAAGATATACCCTACACAAACATAGTATAGATCCAACAATAGATAATATAAGAAGACAATAGAAACCATACAATtaataatagaaaatacaaGAATAAAAAGGGAAATAATAGAAATTATAATAGAAAATACTTAAAGTCAAAGGAAAAGATAGAATTAAcaatagaaatagaaaaaagACAAAGGATCGAAAAGTtgaattaataaagaaaatacaagaagacaaaggAAATCATAGAATTACCAAAGGAATACAAAAAGGCAAAGGAAACTGAACAAACTCCTGAATATTTCGCCACCCGATAGCGGCAGTGGGCTGCACAGTACAGGTCCATGAAACTATATAAGGTATCGCATCAAATATAATACCATTTCATTGACTCTTGCAAGTAatcatattatcatttttttaatatttcgcTCATGTCCCCGCACAATCGTCGGTATTATAAAGTAGTTTTTTCGGGATGGTTTTTAAAACCTTTCCTCATATGGTAGTTTCTGGAATTCGGGTTCATGACATTCTCGATAAGACCgatatgtttatatttgtacgCCAGTATCAGACTGAGTTTACATCTAGTCAAGTTGAGGTTGGacaagtacatatgtatatcaagGTATACATAAGTTCCAAAGAGTCCGTAAAATGAAATGTTCTCCGTAGTATGCTAAACTTTGTTTTGGTTTTTCTACTTTTGTTTTGTATGAAGTAAGGTCTTTCTCAGTGTAATGGTTATGTTATTATCGTGTTTCAAATCAAActttattataatattcttactcaaatatattttttccccATTTATTCAGAGATTTCGTTATAGTAATTAACTATCTAAATCTATGATTTGTTATACAGTAGCTTGTGCTTGTTTATCGTTTGATTTTTTAGCCTAAACAAATCGCACCTGTGATCTTTCAAATGTGAATAGATCCGGATGCATTTATGAAAGTCAACCGTCACTCTTACTTATCATGTTCTACAGTGCTTTGGTATCAGCATCATTTGTGATGATTCTAAAGATTTTTATGTCGTCAGCAAAATGGAGTACAATGCCAGCTGCACTTACCCGATGTAGAAGCACGTCGATAACATAATAAGATCTAGAGTAGAGGCCCCAACAATGATCCTTGTGGGATGCCAGTAACCGTTTGCCACCTCTGAATCCGCTCCATTTACAGTGACATTTTGTGTCtggttttttatcatttttttttaacacatgttatttccatatatacaaatgtaattagaCACAAATTATACGACTTATGAGTCTTGTCCCTCTTTTCCTATCTTTTAAAGTACTTCGGTACAATCGATCATGTCCAATAATGCCCAAACCGGTCTGTCCGCGTTGTCCTATATAAGCGCATCAGTGACCACGACTCAAGAATCTTTTTTCGCGGGTACATTTACTTCCGGAAACAACAGAAATGTGGCTCCTAACTTCACTGTCAAATCCAGGTAATATGTCTGTTTCTAATGGAGTTGAAAGTATCTCTGTTCTGGTCTCGGTTGGTTTATT
The Argopecten irradians isolate NY chromosome 9, Ai_NY, whole genome shotgun sequence DNA segment above includes these coding regions:
- the LOC138331456 gene encoding uncharacterized protein; this translates as MLPRPPVFVPGKLLPDQLQAMIGNLQSGIWQNEDIGYEMMEIDNQMVQTVSFKLSLDRPINAICPIDDTNSWMIFHECNDLIKISKEGKIMETVQLAFKPRCLALTKATEVLLTCHGSSSSIYKLSRDRQVSRFADVSPFRAWGISVCESGEVLVSTLSPKVLVLDNAGNMIRQITCEGDAQNIACLTSGSIAVINSYDTELMVIDSFYQITRTWSGELDNGQKIKKTNQCTIASDRYDRVFVPDYSTNQVYVLAEDERKAKRFLG